One genomic window of Prosthecobacter algae includes the following:
- a CDS encoding GH25 family lysozyme, giving the protein MTRLSLLPLIVLLAHCTSPQPGSTPSSLPPNSRGLPQIVNVSAYDPKERQREGRSYSENDVSALRANGASGLIARAGKGGNLDTKCANFLASADRQGMLVGVYYRLQTHVDAVAQADQFVARAQSLARSRSWNASSLLLCGDFDANSRLSDILRFMDRVEARTGVVPVAYLENSAHLKILLGNADAATKAKLRRMPYWLALYSHESGAGPQFPAPGNPKGLVNQYRVWSDWTLWQYGGVDWEGGRSRPKVYNHGPWRFSPFFGNLDRPVERNVFNGSPAALHSFWQRHGLPLK; this is encoded by the coding sequence ATGACCCGACTTTCTCTACTGCCCCTGATTGTGTTGCTGGCCCACTGCACTTCCCCGCAGCCCGGAAGCACCCCTAGCAGCCTGCCACCCAATTCGCGGGGTCTGCCGCAAATCGTCAATGTCTCCGCCTATGACCCGAAGGAGCGCCAGCGGGAAGGACGCAGCTACTCGGAAAACGATGTTTCCGCTCTTCGTGCGAATGGAGCCAGCGGCCTCATCGCCCGGGCAGGCAAAGGCGGCAATTTAGACACGAAGTGCGCTAACTTCCTGGCTTCCGCCGATCGCCAGGGCATGCTGGTAGGCGTTTACTACCGACTGCAAACCCATGTGGATGCCGTGGCCCAGGCGGACCAGTTCGTCGCCCGTGCCCAGTCCCTGGCACGCAGCCGTTCCTGGAATGCTTCTTCGCTGCTTCTGTGCGGTGACTTTGATGCGAACTCCCGTCTTTCCGATATCCTGAGGTTCATGGACCGGGTTGAAGCCCGCACCGGCGTTGTGCCTGTGGCCTACCTGGAAAACAGCGCGCATTTGAAGATCCTCCTGGGCAATGCCGATGCGGCCACCAAGGCCAAACTCCGCCGCATGCCCTACTGGCTAGCGCTTTACTCCCATGAAAGCGGCGCAGGCCCGCAGTTCCCTGCCCCTGGCAATCCCAAGGGTCTCGTAAACCAATACCGTGTGTGGTCTGACTGGACTCTGTGGCAATACGGCGGCGTCGACTGGGAAGGTGGCCGTTCCCGCCCCAAGGTTTACAACCACGGCCCTTGGCGCTTCAGTCCTTTCTTTGGCAACCTGGACCGCCCGGTGGAGCGCAATGTCTTCAATGGTTCCCCCGCCGCGCTACATAGCTTCTGGCAGCGCCACGGCCTGCCGCTGAAGTAG
- a CDS encoding DEAD/DEAH box helicase, whose translation MQKWVAGSFGQLTQAQELTLPHIQAGHSVLLSSPTGSGKTLAGFLGILDHLVRAHEAGTLGSGIHAIYVSPLRALTYDIQKNLMAPLEGMGMAEDIRIGQRTGDTTATERAKLKRKPPHILLTTPESLAILLPQAGWAEALQSVRFVIVDELHSLAENKRGAHLMLSLERLQHRLSCPLIRIGLSATAAPLPLLAELLVGTGRECQIVEARMERRRRVEVLSPVRRNPYPPSGYTAQRVMQDIAQIVERNRSVIVFCNARSITESISIRLKNALPDLAPKIEAHHASLDRDVRLEVEDRLKNGDLRAVVCSTSLEMGIDIGSVDCVIMISTPKGISRALQRIGRSGHNIHMASHGILVATNVNDLMECIVCAEMTRAVQLDAVRVLEKPLDVLAQHLVGMAMEGGYTREAALATLRAAFPYRDLTEEELDSVLNYLEGGGRSLEKQYRENFGKIIWVDDCLAVPNKKVEREYLANIGVIHTEGMVTVYLGKRRLGQIEESFLKRLKNGDIFVLAGRMVRLLESGVGEAKVEDAMGRLPTVPSWNANKMPLTSGLAHEVARLRTELAARVGTDSHEEVCEWLVERFEISNSNALAIVLHCQNQLRVSRIPTEHTLLIERFVDDREGSETDLVQFFFHTLIGRSANDALSRIIAYRVKEAVGGNAMVTIDDYGFLLTLRSFQSLGLEEWKVIFENGDAEADMKASLQHSELVKWNFRGVAQTGLMVPRNRPGQDRKIKQLRWSSEILFRVLSEHEPDHPLLVQSYREATHTFLDLPRAMEFLQHAPTLEWQLVEVPVVSPFSFGIFASKIKEGLMLENPEEAIERLWREYEKKVGGAGDAHLP comes from the coding sequence GTGCAAAAATGGGTGGCGGGTTCCTTTGGCCAGCTCACCCAGGCCCAGGAGCTGACGCTGCCGCACATACAGGCGGGACACTCTGTTTTGCTTTCGTCACCGACGGGAAGTGGTAAAACATTGGCGGGTTTTTTGGGTATCCTGGATCATTTGGTCCGTGCTCATGAGGCGGGAACCTTGGGTAGTGGCATTCATGCCATCTATGTGTCCCCTCTACGGGCGCTGACTTATGACATTCAAAAGAACCTCATGGCCCCGCTGGAGGGGATGGGAATGGCGGAGGATATCCGCATCGGCCAGCGCACGGGTGATACCACCGCCACAGAACGTGCGAAGCTGAAACGCAAGCCGCCGCACATCCTGCTGACCACCCCGGAAAGCCTCGCCATTCTTTTGCCCCAGGCAGGCTGGGCCGAGGCCCTGCAAAGTGTGCGCTTTGTCATCGTGGATGAGCTGCATTCACTGGCAGAAAACAAACGTGGTGCCCACCTCATGCTCAGTTTGGAGCGTCTCCAGCATCGTCTTTCGTGCCCGCTCATCCGCATCGGTCTCTCGGCGACTGCAGCGCCTTTGCCCCTGCTGGCGGAGTTGCTCGTCGGCACGGGGCGTGAATGCCAGATCGTCGAGGCGCGCATGGAACGTCGCCGAAGAGTGGAGGTGCTGTCACCCGTTCGGCGGAATCCCTATCCGCCCTCGGGCTACACCGCGCAGAGGGTCATGCAGGACATCGCGCAGATCGTGGAAAGAAACCGAAGCGTCATCGTTTTCTGCAACGCCCGTAGCATCACGGAAAGCATCTCCATCCGCCTGAAAAATGCTTTGCCGGATCTGGCTCCGAAGATTGAGGCCCACCATGCCTCACTGGACCGGGATGTGCGCCTGGAGGTGGAGGACCGATTGAAAAACGGCGATCTGCGGGCGGTCGTTTGCAGCACCAGTTTGGAGATGGGCATTGATATCGGTAGTGTGGACTGCGTCATCATGATCTCCACGCCCAAAGGCATCAGCCGTGCGCTCCAGCGCATCGGTCGCAGCGGGCATAACATCCACATGGCCAGCCACGGCATCCTCGTCGCCACGAATGTGAACGATCTCATGGAGTGCATCGTCTGTGCAGAGATGACGCGCGCCGTGCAACTGGATGCCGTGCGCGTGCTGGAAAAGCCGCTGGATGTCCTGGCCCAGCACCTGGTGGGCATGGCCATGGAGGGGGGCTATACCCGTGAGGCGGCCCTTGCTACTTTGCGCGCTGCGTTTCCCTACCGTGACCTCACCGAGGAAGAGCTGGACAGTGTCTTGAACTACCTGGAAGGCGGCGGCCGTTCCTTGGAAAAGCAGTATCGCGAAAACTTTGGCAAGATCATCTGGGTGGATGATTGCCTGGCGGTGCCTAACAAAAAGGTGGAGCGCGAGTATCTGGCCAACATCGGTGTCATCCACACGGAGGGCATGGTCACTGTGTATCTGGGGAAAAGGCGGCTGGGCCAGATCGAGGAAAGTTTTCTCAAGAGGCTCAAAAATGGCGACATCTTTGTCCTCGCGGGTCGCATGGTGCGTCTGCTGGAAAGCGGTGTGGGCGAAGCCAAGGTGGAGGATGCCATGGGCCGCCTGCCCACCGTCCCCTCCTGGAATGCAAACAAGATGCCGCTGACCTCGGGCCTCGCCCATGAAGTGGCGCGGTTAAGAACCGAGCTAGCTGCACGGGTGGGAACGGACAGCCACGAAGAAGTCTGCGAATGGCTGGTCGAGCGGTTTGAAATCTCGAACAGCAACGCCCTGGCCATCGTGCTTCATTGCCAAAACCAGCTCCGCGTTTCCCGCATCCCCACGGAGCACACGCTGCTCATTGAGCGTTTTGTGGATGATCGGGAAGGCAGTGAGACCGACCTGGTGCAGTTCTTTTTTCACACGCTCATCGGCCGCAGTGCCAATGATGCCCTCAGCCGCATCATCGCCTATCGGGTCAAAGAAGCCGTGGGCGGCAATGCCATGGTGACCATTGATGATTACGGCTTTTTGCTCACCCTGCGTTCCTTTCAAAGCCTGGGACTGGAAGAGTGGAAAGTCATTTTTGAAAACGGGGATGCGGAGGCGGATATGAAGGCCTCTCTGCAACACAGCGAACTGGTGAAATGGAACTTTCGCGGGGTGGCTCAGACGGGCCTCATGGTGCCACGCAACCGCCCAGGTCAGGACCGCAAGATCAAGCAGTTGCGCTGGAGTTCGGAGATCCTCTTTCGCGTGTTGTCGGAGCACGAGCCCGACCACCCATTGCTCGTCCAGTCCTACCGGGAGGCCACGCACACTTTCCTGGACCTGCCTCGGGCCATGGAGTTCCTCCAGCATGCTCCTACCCTGGAGTGGCAGCTCGTGGAGGTGCCTGTGGTTAGTCCTTTTTCCTTCGGTATTTTCGCCAGCAAGATCAAGGAGGGCCTCATGCTGGAAAACCCTGAGGAGGCCATCGAGCGCCTGTGGCGGGAGTATGAAAAGAAGGTCGGCGGGGCTGGCGATGCCCACTTGCCATAA
- the queC gene encoding 7-cyano-7-deazaguanine synthase QueC, whose product MSKAIILLSGGLDSTVALYWARQHHEVVGAVSFNYGSKHNDKEITLAIWHCGQMGIPHDTVSLPFVNDLFESDLLKSGGEIPEGHYADENMKRTVVPFRNGIMLAIACGIAESRKVDALVIAAHSGDHAIYPDCREPFMKAIGDAMREGTYARTELMRPFIDMDKTSITKLGHQLGVDLGKTWSCYKGEDLQCGVCGTCVERREAFILAGIEDPTVYSHDWPLPKAPGA is encoded by the coding sequence ATGTCAAAAGCCATCATCCTTCTCAGCGGCGGTCTTGATTCGACCGTCGCCCTTTACTGGGCGCGCCAGCATCATGAAGTGGTGGGGGCGGTGAGCTTTAACTACGGGTCCAAGCATAATGACAAGGAGATCACCCTCGCCATCTGGCATTGTGGCCAGATGGGCATCCCGCATGACACGGTCTCCCTGCCGTTTGTGAATGATCTTTTTGAGTCCGACCTGCTGAAAAGCGGCGGCGAAATTCCTGAAGGCCACTACGCCGATGAAAACATGAAGCGCACCGTGGTGCCCTTCCGCAACGGCATCATGCTGGCCATTGCCTGCGGCATTGCCGAATCCCGCAAGGTGGATGCCCTCGTCATCGCCGCCCATTCGGGTGACCACGCCATCTACCCCGACTGCCGCGAGCCCTTCATGAAAGCCATCGGCGATGCCATGCGTGAAGGCACCTACGCCCGCACGGAGTTGATGCGCCCTTTCATTGACATGGATAAAACGTCCATCACCAAGCTCGGGCATCAGCTCGGTGTGGATCTTGGCAAAACCTGGAGCTGCTACAAAGGCGAAGACCTGCAATGCGGTGTCTGCGGCACCTGTGTGGAGCGCCGGGAGGCCTTCATCCTGGCTGGGATCGAAGACCCCACCGTGTATTCGCACGACTGGCCATTGCCCAAGGCACCGGGGGCGTGA
- a CDS encoding PIN domain-containing protein, with protein MRLLIDANVLLDCLILEASGLPRTGQQASNMVLGLCDTGMHEGLVAWHTLPIIAYYHGRQHSKEETADMIDMLLGFLEVPTVGHTEATRWREHGLSDFEDALQVAAAISGMADIIVT; from the coding sequence ATGCGGCTTCTCATAGATGCCAATGTGCTGCTAGATTGCCTAATTCTGGAAGCCTCGGGGCTTCCGAGAACCGGACAACAGGCTAGCAACATGGTTTTAGGACTATGTGACACAGGGATGCACGAAGGTTTGGTTGCCTGGCACACCTTGCCCATCATCGCCTATTATCATGGCAGGCAGCACTCAAAGGAAGAGACAGCAGACATGATTGACATGTTGTTAGGCTTTCTAGAAGTGCCCACCGTCGGCCATACCGAAGCGACAAGATGGAGAGAACACGGGTTGTCTGATTTTGAAGATGCCCTGCAAGTGGCTGCTGCCATTTCGGGAATGGCAGACATCATCGTCACTTGA
- a CDS encoding DUF1080 domain-containing protein, with translation MKRRLLLLAALLGSFTFSAAAEDGFVPLFDGKTMTGWRNAYEWGNIEVVNGEIHLTGEKKFFVVTEKTYSDFVFEGDILLPEGQANSGFMFRAHVQPNKVFGYQAEVDGDAKRKWSGGLYDEGRRMWFISPIKGNKESEEAFRARAGDAFKRNDWNTYRITCKGNKLKIEVNGVVTTDVEDATDASGVIAIQHHGEKGATYKFRNLRIKELK, from the coding sequence ATGAAAAGACGCTTACTCCTCCTCGCTGCCCTCCTGGGTTCTTTCACTTTCTCTGCCGCTGCTGAAGACGGCTTCGTGCCGCTGTTCGATGGCAAGACCATGACCGGCTGGCGCAATGCCTACGAGTGGGGCAACATCGAAGTCGTCAATGGCGAGATCCACCTCACAGGTGAGAAGAAATTCTTCGTCGTCACCGAGAAGACTTACAGCGACTTCGTTTTTGAAGGCGACATCCTGCTGCCCGAAGGCCAGGCAAACAGCGGTTTCATGTTCCGCGCTCATGTGCAGCCGAACAAAGTGTTTGGTTACCAGGCCGAAGTGGATGGTGATGCCAAGCGCAAGTGGTCCGGTGGCCTGTATGACGAAGGCCGCCGCATGTGGTTCATCAGCCCCATCAAAGGGAATAAAGAAAGCGAAGAGGCCTTCCGCGCTCGTGCTGGAGATGCGTTCAAGCGCAACGACTGGAACACCTACCGCATCACCTGCAAAGGCAACAAGCTGAAGATCGAAGTCAACGGCGTGGTCACCACGGATGTCGAAGATGCCACGGACGCCAGCGGTGTCATCGCCATCCAGCATCACGGTGAAAAGGGCGCGACTTACAAGTTCCGCAACCTGCGCATCAAGGAGCTGAAGTAA
- a CDS encoding alpha/beta hydrolase — translation MRPTLLTLCALGLLGGAIFAAETPAKAPTKPKTAQPAKPKAPPMPTPTMANVAYGTHERQVMDFWKAESAQPTPLLFFIHGGGWMGGDKGRVANIEKYLAAGISVVSINYRYVSQAHAAGVKPPVKAPLEDAARALQFVRSKAGEWNIDKARIGASGGSAGACSSLWLAFHNDLADPQSSDPIARESTRLWCAAVMGAQTTLDPQQMKEWTPNSRYGGHAFGFISPDPKKRDTQFAEFLAGREGILPWIQEYSPYANVTADDCPIYLYYSAPPALGQEQKDPTHSANFGVKLEEKLKSVGVPCELVYPGATEVKHPQAHDYLIAKLKAPAAK, via the coding sequence ATGCGTCCCACCCTCCTCACCCTCTGTGCTCTCGGCCTCCTTGGCGGAGCGATTTTCGCCGCGGAAACTCCAGCCAAGGCGCCCACCAAGCCAAAAACTGCCCAGCCAGCCAAGCCCAAGGCCCCACCGATGCCCACGCCCACCATGGCGAATGTGGCCTATGGCACACATGAGCGGCAGGTGATGGACTTTTGGAAAGCTGAATCCGCCCAGCCCACCCCGCTGCTGTTCTTCATCCACGGCGGCGGCTGGATGGGAGGAGATAAGGGCCGTGTGGCGAACATCGAGAAGTATCTCGCCGCCGGCATCTCCGTCGTCTCCATCAATTACCGCTACGTGTCCCAGGCACATGCCGCAGGGGTCAAACCACCCGTGAAAGCGCCGCTGGAAGATGCGGCCCGTGCTCTACAATTTGTCCGCAGCAAGGCGGGCGAGTGGAACATCGACAAGGCCCGTATCGGAGCATCCGGCGGCTCTGCCGGGGCCTGCTCCAGCCTGTGGCTAGCCTTTCACAACGATCTGGCAGATCCCCAAAGCAGCGACCCCATCGCCCGTGAATCCACCCGCCTGTGGTGTGCCGCCGTCATGGGTGCCCAGACCACGCTCGATCCTCAGCAGATGAAGGAATGGACGCCCAACAGCCGCTATGGCGGCCACGCCTTCGGTTTCATCTCTCCCGATCCCAAAAAGCGAGACACCCAGTTTGCCGAGTTCCTGGCCGGGCGGGAAGGCATCCTACCCTGGATCCAGGAGTACTCCCCCTATGCCAACGTCACGGCGGATGACTGCCCGATTTACCTCTACTACAGCGCCCCGCCTGCCCTAGGCCAGGAGCAGAAGGACCCGACTCACTCCGCGAACTTTGGCGTGAAGCTGGAGGAAAAGCTGAAGAGTGTGGGGGTGCCCTGTGAGCTCGTTTACCCTGGTGCCACCGAGGTGAAGCACCCGCAGGCCCACGACTACCTCATCGCTAAGCTAAAGGCCCCTGCGGCCAAGTGA
- a CDS encoding TIGR03915 family putative DNA repair protein, translated as MITASIQPTFTAWRSKARELLKQGVRPEQVTWGDVNEGAGLLLEEAPGTYASTVPLEIKVPPDFLSLAASVCAHTDARRWAILYRLLYRLTLGGERHLLHLPSDPDTRLCQVWAKAIGRDIHKMHAFVRFRLIGQDEQTGREQFVAWFEPTYRIVRLATPFFEKRFAGMDWSILTPDECAHWNGEKLFFTPGMDRSQAPAADAHDDLWRTYYRSIFNPARLKVQAMQSEMPQKYWKNLPEAQIIRELIAGSQDRVQEMLDTPERPAKPIPDNEYIRSLHERREGS; from the coding sequence ATGATCACCGCCTCCATTCAGCCCACTTTCACCGCTTGGCGTAGCAAGGCGCGTGAGCTGCTGAAGCAAGGCGTGCGGCCAGAGCAGGTGACTTGGGGGGATGTGAATGAGGGGGCGGGTTTGCTGCTGGAAGAGGCCCCTGGAACCTATGCTTCCACAGTGCCGCTGGAGATCAAGGTGCCTCCGGACTTTTTATCCCTGGCGGCCAGTGTCTGCGCCCACACCGATGCGCGGCGCTGGGCCATTTTATATCGTTTGTTATACCGCCTGACGTTGGGAGGCGAGCGGCATCTGCTGCACCTGCCGAGTGATCCGGATACGCGCCTGTGTCAGGTTTGGGCCAAGGCCATCGGGAGGGACATTCATAAGATGCACGCCTTTGTCCGCTTCCGCCTCATCGGCCAGGATGAACAGACCGGGCGGGAACAGTTCGTGGCTTGGTTTGAGCCCACGTATCGCATCGTTCGTCTGGCCACCCCCTTTTTTGAAAAGCGATTCGCAGGCATGGACTGGTCCATCCTCACGCCGGATGAATGCGCGCATTGGAATGGTGAAAAGCTGTTTTTCACCCCAGGGATGGACCGCAGCCAAGCCCCGGCGGCAGATGCACATGATGATCTGTGGCGCACCTATTACCGCAGCATCTTCAATCCCGCCCGCCTGAAGGTGCAGGCCATGCAGTCGGAAATGCCGCAGAAATACTGGAAGAACCTGCCCGAAGCACAAATCATCCGCGAACTCATCGCTGGCAGCCAGGACCGGGTGCAGGAAATGCTGGATACGCCAGAGCGACCTGCGAAACCCATCCCAGACAATGAGTACATCCGTTCTTTGCATGAGCGGCGGGAGGGTTCATAA
- the hflX gene encoding GTPase HflX, with amino-acid sequence MPRYKWPMFDIREKPQNVDRAFLVGAYFDRRKAQESADLLEELKELVETLGIEVVGSELVFAREMTARHLIGKGKAQELMEAARNAGAECIVFDNEFSPGQQRAWESESKLCVIDRHEVILDIFNMRAKTREARLQVELARMEYSIPRLTRMWAHLDRQGGGAGGGVGGAGAARGEGETQLEVDRRMAYKKLDRVKAELEEVKKQRDTMRKERSRVPLPHAAIVGYTNAGKSSLLNKLTDADAYVENKLFATLDTTTRRMELPDGQAMLVTDTVGFVRNLPHDLVQSFRATLEEAVLADFLIHVVDASSPHAYSFYQTTTEVLAELGAGDKRVVLALNKVDLTDDSRQMELRRQFPEGIFISVKTGQGLEDLFHRIHDMLIDRVVRLDLSIPLDRMDLVALAHQEGKVLAESYDRGVADIQCVVPKRFESRFTEFVAKKKKSAKK; translated from the coding sequence TTGCCTCGCTATAAGTGGCCGATGTTCGATATTCGTGAAAAGCCCCAGAACGTAGACCGTGCGTTTCTGGTGGGCGCCTATTTTGACCGCCGCAAAGCCCAGGAATCTGCGGATCTGTTGGAGGAATTGAAAGAACTGGTGGAGACGCTGGGCATCGAAGTGGTGGGGAGTGAACTGGTTTTTGCCCGTGAAATGACCGCCCGCCACCTCATCGGCAAAGGCAAGGCGCAGGAGCTGATGGAAGCCGCCCGCAATGCCGGGGCGGAGTGTATCGTCTTCGACAATGAATTTTCTCCCGGTCAGCAGCGTGCCTGGGAAAGCGAGTCCAAGCTCTGTGTCATTGACCGTCACGAAGTCATTTTGGACATCTTCAACATGCGCGCGAAGACTCGCGAGGCCCGTCTCCAGGTGGAGCTTGCCCGCATGGAATACTCCATTCCGCGCCTCACCCGCATGTGGGCTCACCTTGACCGTCAGGGCGGTGGGGCAGGCGGCGGTGTGGGCGGTGCCGGGGCAGCCCGTGGTGAGGGTGAAACCCAGTTGGAAGTGGACCGCCGCATGGCCTACAAAAAGCTCGACCGCGTGAAGGCCGAGCTGGAGGAAGTGAAGAAGCAGCGCGACACCATGCGCAAGGAGCGCAGTCGTGTGCCTCTTCCACATGCCGCCATCGTTGGTTATACCAATGCAGGGAAATCCTCCCTGCTCAACAAACTGACCGATGCAGACGCCTACGTGGAGAACAAGCTTTTCGCCACGCTGGACACCACCACCCGCCGGATGGAATTGCCCGATGGGCAGGCCATGCTGGTCACCGACACAGTGGGGTTTGTCCGCAATCTCCCGCATGATCTTGTGCAGAGTTTTCGCGCAACTCTGGAAGAGGCCGTGCTGGCGGATTTCCTCATTCACGTGGTGGATGCCAGTTCCCCTCATGCTTACAGCTTTTATCAAACCACCACCGAGGTGCTGGCGGAACTGGGTGCTGGAGATAAGCGGGTGGTCCTAGCACTGAACAAGGTGGACCTCACCGATGACAGCCGCCAGATGGAGCTGCGGCGTCAATTCCCGGAGGGGATCTTCATTTCTGTGAAGACAGGGCAGGGGCTGGAAGACCTCTTCCATCGAATCCATGACATGCTCATTGATCGTGTGGTGCGGCTGGACCTCAGTATTCCGCTAGACCGGATGGACCTTGTGGCCCTGGCGCATCAGGAAGGGAAAGTCCTGGCGGAATCTTATGATCGCGGTGTGGCTGACATTCAGTGCGTGGTGCCCAAGCGCTTTGAATCTCGCTTCACCGAGTTTGTAGCGAAGAAAAAGAAGAGTGCCAAAAAATGA
- a CDS encoding AsmA-like C-terminal region-containing protein: protein MSTVSAPSLARRLRVPLIVLAVVATVLWFGCEWLVSRAQVQVKESLAARGLSLTSKSESWSLWGGITLQDAVLSQVSGNRPPLLQISALHVDVEWGQSWEHGTAITRWLAEDAVLTLQDEEGAITVNPFTLDSVVREGQVDVAHLRLGQGALLVDVKGEVLTSTSPSEGRDKTPFTPDWQSLRSVFRTLSFNSEAGPFQITGEFAVDLRNSPVIWNADLRGAGQQVEWRGVPLKNAMVEGQVSQGGLRLSGDFQLTQGSALIEMSREGWSQTPLNLSGTLTDSANRSDEFEAAYLGRARTLTIARLSGPADLLELARNYPLLGSQLPTALTVKTFPDILAKDFVLDLSQEPPVWTLTSAQLRKPAAIIVTVRDQPLAIEGITGQISRQGGQWHFDDLKGQLLGGRFMLDASYDGRILTDSQVSLQALRLARLKPWLGKISASLDDSDLSLTYRGAICSNPIRSTGSGSLILSNAPVVHIPLLEQTYALFPKLLPDRGRAGAGEFQVTFSMNKGVATIDPFKGRSEAVTVTATGTVDLVKQYVQGRARANLRGVVGRITLPLSHVLTDMEISGPLDDIRVSPEGPIGGAKGLFQGTAKAAKGSVKLSGNVLKEGLTLPFEALGMFGKQKAGE from the coding sequence ATGTCCACGGTCTCAGCTCCATCGCTCGCTCGCAGGCTGCGCGTGCCCCTCATCGTTCTCGCTGTGGTGGCGACTGTGTTGTGGTTCGGCTGCGAGTGGCTAGTCAGTCGCGCCCAGGTGCAGGTGAAGGAAAGCCTGGCGGCCCGTGGTCTTTCGTTGACTTCCAAGAGTGAGTCTTGGTCGCTCTGGGGTGGCATCACGTTGCAAGACGCCGTGCTGAGCCAAGTCTCTGGGAACCGACCGCCCCTGCTCCAGATCAGCGCCCTGCATGTGGATGTGGAGTGGGGCCAGTCCTGGGAACACGGCACTGCCATCACGCGCTGGCTTGCGGAAGACGCCGTGCTCACGCTCCAGGATGAAGAAGGTGCCATCACCGTGAACCCTTTCACCCTCGATTCCGTGGTGCGTGAAGGTCAGGTGGACGTGGCGCACCTACGATTGGGCCAGGGGGCTTTGCTTGTGGATGTGAAAGGCGAAGTTCTCACTTCTACTTCCCCGTCTGAGGGCCGTGACAAGACACCGTTTACTCCCGATTGGCAGTCTCTACGTTCCGTCTTTCGCACGCTCAGCTTCAATTCAGAGGCAGGGCCATTTCAGATCACAGGCGAGTTTGCTGTGGATCTGAGAAACAGCCCGGTCATCTGGAACGCGGACCTTCGAGGAGCGGGCCAGCAGGTGGAGTGGCGCGGTGTGCCCTTAAAAAATGCGATGGTGGAGGGCCAGGTCTCCCAAGGTGGGCTGCGGCTGAGCGGCGACTTCCAGCTCACGCAAGGCAGCGCGCTGATCGAAATGAGCCGTGAGGGCTGGTCGCAGACCCCGCTCAATCTCAGCGGCACCCTCACGGACAGCGCCAACCGCAGCGATGAATTTGAGGCCGCCTATTTGGGAAGAGCTCGCACCCTCACCATCGCCCGCCTCAGTGGGCCGGCGGATCTCCTGGAACTCGCCCGCAATTATCCGTTGCTTGGATCTCAACTCCCCACTGCGCTGACGGTCAAAACGTTTCCAGACATTCTGGCCAAAGACTTTGTTTTGGACCTGAGCCAAGAGCCGCCAGTTTGGACGCTGACCAGTGCCCAGTTACGAAAACCCGCCGCCATCATCGTAACTGTGCGGGATCAACCGTTGGCGATTGAGGGCATCACCGGCCAGATTTCCCGTCAGGGTGGCCAGTGGCACTTCGATGATTTGAAGGGGCAACTCTTGGGGGGACGATTTATGCTGGATGCCAGTTATGATGGGCGCATTCTCACGGATTCGCAGGTTTCCCTCCAGGCTCTGCGGCTTGCACGGCTGAAACCTTGGCTGGGGAAAATCAGTGCTAGTTTAGATGATTCGGATCTATCGCTCACTTACCGCGGAGCCATCTGCAGCAACCCCATCCGCTCCACCGGCAGCGGCAGCCTCATCCTCTCAAACGCGCCTGTGGTCCACATCCCTTTGTTGGAACAAACCTACGCGCTGTTTCCCAAACTGCTGCCAGATCGTGGTCGCGCTGGGGCTGGCGAGTTTCAGGTCACCTTCTCCATGAACAAAGGCGTGGCCACCATTGATCCGTTCAAAGGCCGCAGCGAAGCTGTCACCGTCACCGCCACCGGCACGGTGGACTTGGTGAAACAATACGTTCAAGGCCGCGCCCGGGCGAATCTGCGTGGCGTTGTTGGCCGCATCACTCTGCCGCTCAGCCACGTCCTGACCGACATGGAAATCAGCGGCCCGCTGGATGACATCCGCGTCTCTCCCGAAGGCCCGATCGGCGGTGCCAAAGGCCTCTTTCAAGGCACGGCCAAGGCGGCCAAAGGCAGCGTGAAACTCAGCGGCAATGTCCTCAAAGAAGGACTTACCCTTCCCTTCGAAGCCCTGGGCATGTTCGGAAAACAGAAGGCCGGTGAGTGA
- the queF gene encoding preQ(1) synthase: MSDSLTADITLLGRSEHRLPASPDEASLETFPNRTPGRNYTIHLSAPDFGSLCPVTGQPDAAHVEILYIPDERCVETKSLKFYLASYRNHASFNEAIVNRILDDLVAACAPKQAIVRGRFVPRGGIQLTCEARHPTRDVPLEWPAASLSTAH, translated from the coding sequence ATGTCCGATTCCCTCACTGCCGATATCACCCTGCTGGGCCGCTCCGAGCACCGCCTGCCTGCCTCCCCAGATGAGGCGTCGCTGGAGACTTTCCCCAATCGCACGCCGGGCCGTAACTACACCATCCATCTTAGCGCTCCTGACTTCGGCTCCCTGTGCCCCGTCACTGGCCAGCCGGATGCCGCCCATGTGGAGATTCTCTACATCCCAGATGAGCGCTGTGTGGAGACCAAGTCGCTGAAATTCTACCTGGCCAGTTACCGCAATCATGCCTCGTTCAACGAAGCCATCGTCAATCGTATTCTGGATGATCTTGTCGCGGCCTGTGCGCCGAAGCAGGCCATCGTCCGTGGCCGATTTGTTCCGCGTGGTGGCATCCAGCTCACTTGCGAGGCCCGGCACCCCACCCGTGATGTGCCTCTTGAATGGCCTGCCGCCTCTCTGAGCACGGCTCACTGA